DNA from Bacillota bacterium:
GCTTACCTGACATACAAAATTATTAATACTACTTGTTTCTTTCGAAAAGCATCAAAAATAAAAAGCCTGAAAAATGTCCATTAGAACAAACTATCTAAAAAAAAGCCTGAATTTTGTCCATTACGCCTAATTTTTATTATTATAGGCAGTTATCAGTGAAAGAGGATGAACAAAACCAAAATGGTAATTCGTATACGAAAATATAATTCGAAATATTTGTAAAAGTAAATAACAAAGTGCATTATACTGTTCAATAACCCCTATGAATATGAATGAAAATAGGCAATACAAAATAATTATATTTGAAAGAGAAAATACTTTCTATAAACTGTACCTGGAATAATTCCAAGCCTGGTTGCAATTCTTATTGGTTGCTTAAAAAATTTTACATATGGATAATAAGATTTATAATCCATAAAAGATTTAACAGGTGTATTCATAATGTTTATAAACTCATCATGTGTAAAATCGAGTTTTTTCAAGCAATATTCAATCATCTGCTGCCCTCCTGTGTAAGGATCAATTTGAAGCTTATTAATTGCGTCAGCTCTTGACATCTGACCTGAGCGTATTAATGCAGAGTAATGAAGCTTCCGTTTATCAATATTGAACTTACGCGGAAGAATATATGACTGAAAGAAGGCAGTATACGTAGATTCATGGTGTTTTCCTCCATAATCCTTCCAATCGAGTTCGGATTTTAATTTACTAAGAATCTCTTTTTCATCATATGGCAAATAATAAAGCAAACGAATTTGTCTTATTCCCTTAAAAAATGTGTAATACAGATAATCTGATAAATACATGACAGGAAAACTTTTGAGTGGCCGCCGACCAAACCTCTCATGAATATATTTCACATATTTTCCATCCATATAAGTCCATGTTAAAGGAGTCGTGCCTTCAGTTCGGAATGAGTGGCCATGGATTATATATTTAACACCATTCTTAGAGGCCTGTTGATATAATACAGAAAATATTACCCAATCAGTAGGAACTTCAGCATCAGAAGTAGATGATTTTAAAAAAGCTCTTTGCAGATCCTTAAACTCTTCCCAATTGGCGACATGAGTATACAAATCCACATTTAATTTAGTACAAGCGTTTTTAATATTTTGAACGGAAAGTTCTGTATTCCAACCATTATCAAAATGTACAGCCAGGGGTCTTAAACCGAGTTTGACCGCACTGTATAACGTGTAAGTGCTGTCACGGCCACCGCTAACACCAACAATACAATCATAGGGTTTATTTTTTCCATCTTTTTTGATTCGTTCTACTAATCTATTTAAATTTAAGGAGTTCAACTCTGGATTACCAAACTCCTTTTCCAACTCATCATGTATTTGACAAAAAGTACAAGTTCCAGAATCATCAAATGTAATCCCCTTAACAGTTTCATCCATTACACATCTGCTACAGACTTTTCCAGGTAGGTACCGATATTTTAAAATTTCCATAATTGTAATTATTTAAAATTATATTGTAAACCAGGATTATCCTGCATCATTTGCTTACTAATCGGGTAGTTCTCAATAAACCAGTTAAAAAAAGCATATACATTGATTTTTTCAGATAGCATTTTGTCTCTTCTTGAAATAAATAAAGACCTATAATCTCTACTTCGTAATAACGATTCAATTGTAGAAAATAACTGTGCGGGTTGATCACTATGAATACCGTATGTTAATTCATAATAATTCTGGAGCTCTTCGAGCACAGAAATTTTACCCACAAAGCTGTTAAATCTGATAGAAGGAGTGCCGAGCATGCAGGCTTCAACAACCATACTTTGACTGTCAGCTATAACAAGGGATGCATATGCCATCAGATGGTGAATATCTTTAAAATCAATGTTTAGGACATAATTATATAATTCTAGTGGGAGGGTAGATTCACTAGATATGTATACTCGACCATATTTTTCTAATATTGATATTAATTGTTTTAATACCTCAACAGAAATTCCCTTATGGTTCATCTCGATATCATGACCAGCAGATAGTCTGACTAAACGAATAAGAAAATATTTCTCATCGTTAATATATTTTTTCTTAATATTAACATTCGGATGAAAAACAGCAGGATGTAAATAAGTTAATTTCTGATAACCATTATATCCGATCCTTTTATACTCGTACTTATGAACATTGCAGATTGAGGGTGCAACAATACAATCCGCAAAAGGATAACTTAGTTTACAAAAAAGCTTATTGATGGAGTAGTCATCTTCGTTAAAAACTATAGTTTTAATATTTAACAAAAAACCAACGTGCGTAATACTATAATCAGTTCCAAACATAACATCGGGTTTAAATTTAAGCGCAAACTTAAATAAGACAAACCCTTGATGCAGAATATCAATCGCCCCTTTAAATAAAATACTAAGTTTAGAGTTACCAATACGTTTTTTTAGTAATAAAATGAATTCAACATTGTCACTTTCCATTAAGGACATAAGGATATCTTTGTCTCTAACAACAAAAATAGCATCATGTCCTCTTTGTTTTAAATTAAAATATACATTTTTAAATAAATGATATTGAGCAGGATGATTTACAGCAATTATATACCGCATTATTTTAATATTGGTTTAATTGACCTCTTAATATAAAGTTAATGTAATAAAGTAAATTTTTTAAGTACACAAGGAGATTTAAACTTTAAAAATAAAGAAATAATGACATCGAATCCAATTTAAATTTTAAATAAAGTAAACTTTATAATCCATTAAATAATTTATTAATTTCAATCTTTGAAGGATAATTTATTAAAATACCTCGCTTCGCACCGTAAAAAACAAAAAAGCTACCGGCAGCTAAAGCGGAAGCCCCAGCTTTATAAGCCTGGTACATATGATTTAAACTTCCAGCACCGCATGAAGCAATAACCGGAATATTCACATTTTGAGATACAATCTTAATTAAATCTAGATTGTACCCTTGCATTACACCGTCAAAAGGGATATAGTTTAATAATATTTCTCCGGCTCCATTGTCTTCAGCCCGTTTTGCGGCCATAATAGGGTCAAGTTTAACTTTCTTTGATCCAGAATTATAACATATATAATATTTTCCGAAAATATTTCGTTTTACATCAATAGAGACAACAACACTCTGATTCCCTAATTTTTTTGCAATTTGATAGACTTCATCTGGTTTTTTGATAAACAAAGTATTCAAAATAACCTTTTCAGCGCCAGCATTAATCAGATCAATAGCTTCCTGCACGCTAGAGATACCTCCGCCAACTCCAAAAGGCATATAGGCTTCGTCCCCAATTTGTTTAACAAATTGAGTTGAAATCGTGCGGTTTTCCATAGACGCAGTAATATCCAAAATTACAATCTCATCCACCTTAAATGAATTAAAAATATAGACAGCATTCATAGGATCACCTAAATAGATAGGTTTTGAATATTTAACTGTCTTTACCAAACCATTGCCTTTAACAAGGAGAACAGGGATGATGCGAGGCCTGAACATGGGAATGCTATAATTTGATAAAACTAGAAATTAATCTAAGTCCAATATCATGGCTTTTCTCGGGATGGAATTGGAAACCAATGATATTATCATGTTCAAAGGCAGAATGAAAGGTTATCCCATAATCAGTTTCATATAAAATGTCTTTTTTTTCCATACATTTCACATAATAAGAGTGTACAAAATAAACAGTATCAAACTCGTCAAAATTATCAAAAGTAGTATTTTGTTTCACTTTTTTGATGCTATTCCAGCCAATATGGGGAATTTTCAGGCTACCCTGAGGAAACCTATGGACAGTTGCATTAACTAACCCTAGTCCTGGTAAATTTCCTTCTTCACTATATTTAGTAAACAACTGCATTCCAAGACAAATTCCCAATATTGGAGTTTTTTGATAAAGGACAACATTCAGCAGCTCATCCCCAAATCCAAGTTGCTGAATATTCTTAATTCCCTGAGCAAAGTGACCAACACCAGGAAGAACCAGTTTATCATAGTATTTAATTTTCAACGGATTATCCTCTATATGAACAGTTACATTAAAATTATTAAAAGCTTTTTGGACTGACCTAATATTTCCCATACCATAATTGATAATACATATGTTCATGGCTTAAATTATTGATTTACAAATATATAATAGTTCACTTTTCTAATGAACAAGTTTTAATACATTATTATATACATTAATAATTTTATTAGCTATTGCAGAGTGATCCAGACCTAATTCAATTAATCTATTACGACCCATTGTAGAATAGTTACTTTGAGAGAACAGAATGGCTTTTTCCAAATTATTACGATAATCATCATTAGAAAAACCTGATATAAAATGACCTGGCTCATGATCAAATAACAGCTTGACATCTCCGACGTCAGTTGATACTATTGGCCTGTTGCAGGCCATAGCTTCCTTAATGACATTTGGAGATCCCTCAGATAAACTAGACAAAATAACAACATCAGAGGCATTAAACCACAGCGGAACATTATCATGAGGCACATTCTTTAACGTATGCAATACAGCATTCTTCACGTTTAATGAGGCAAAAGCAGAGGAAGCCAACAAGAAATTCTTTTCTTTTCTTTGGGGATCTGCTGCAAACAAGACATGAATTAAATTCGGATTCCATTCTAGTATTTTACAGCAGTCATTGCGGTTCCTGGGAAAGAAAACATCCATATTGACACCATTTGGAATAACATATACCATACAAAAGTTATTAAAATCATATATCATCTTGTCAGATTTCACAATTATAGCCCTCCATTTAAATAAAACGATAAATACCTTGACAAGAAATCTCGACAAATAACTATTATTAACATCAGAACCCATTAAAGAAACAATAAGTGGCCGTGCTCCTGCCAAACTGGCAACAAAGCCTGAAAAGGAATAATGCGCATGTATAATATCATAACTATTAGTTTGTAAATGTTTTCTAAGCTGCAAGACATTCCTTAAGTATCCCAGTATACCTTTTCCTTTAATTAAATAGTTATTGACTCTGCAATTATGCAATAATAAAGAATTTACTTGATTGCCTACGATAGGAGAAATACCCAATGATGAATTACCGCTTGAAACAAAAAGAATGTTGAAATTAGTGTTATACATCAGAAAAATTAGAAAAAGATTTATCAATATTTAATGACAAAAATGATTTTAATGGTGATAAATGCATTAAATAAAAATATGAAAATTTTACTAATTAGATAGTTAATAAAACAAGCCAAAGGATTACTTATTTGCTGTGAGCAATAAATTAATCACTGGTCTGTATTTACTGCCGGGTTTTACTGGGATATCTTCACAAATCTCATAAAATATCTTCATATCAGAACCTAGTCGGTTAAATAAATCTTTATTAAGAAAGTCAAGTTCCTCTTTTTTCGGATTATCACAAACTAGTTTTATAACAATTGAATTAGGGCTGTCTTGTAAAACCTGAAATTTACGAAGATTACGTTCCTTACCTATGCTCGAATCAAAAAACAAATGCCAAAAATACGCCCAATGAAGCAATTTACCATTAGCCCCGATGATATAATCACAAGTCCTTCCTAACAAAGAAGTAATTCTGGAAGATTTTCTGCCACATTGACAAGGCGCAGACTCCATAATAGCTTGATCACCATTATGATATCGGATAAATGGCATTGAATAATTATCCAAATCAGTAATTAATAACTCATTGTTTTCTATAGTTTCTAAAATAACATGTTCTTCAGTAACATGCATCCCACTGTGTGCACTACATTCATATGCAATTCCCCCAATTTCGCCACATCCGTACTGATCAAATGAATCAGCATTAAAAACCTCTTTAAAAAGAATTCGGTGTTGGTTCATCAGAGGTTCGGCAGTAGTTGAAATAGTAGTAATATCAAACGATAAACCCAATTTACGCAAATCTAATGCGAAATTATACAAAAATTGGGTATAACTCCGAATATATTTATAATTGTATGTTTGTAAACTATTTATAATATTCCGTACGTTCTCTTCACCATTATCATATATATTAAAAGAATGCTGATTTAATAAATAATTTATAATTTTCGTTTTTATAGTCCCAAGAAAGGAGTGATCTAAAACATGCCCCCCCATTAGGATTAACTTTGGCGAATTATAAGGAATTCCAATGAAATCCGTAAGAAATCTCATATAAGATGCCCATACAATAGTCCTTGTACGCAAATCATTTCTTTTTAGCAAAAGGTTTCCTGTTGTGCCACCAGTCATTGATTTATTTACGCCTGAGATATTATTTATATTTTTTGGAATAAAATCAAGATAATTTTCTTTAATTATTTCTTTCGTAACAATAGGGAAGACTTTAATGTCATTTATACTCCGAATATCATCAATTGATATACTGTTGCGTAACATATAATCCCGATAGAAAGGGACATTATTGTAACAATGTGATATTAGTTGCTTTAATTTTTCTAATTTCAACTGAGTAAAATGGGAATCATCATACCACTGGGATTCACGTAAGAAAGAATAATTTTCGGAAATTTTAAGTCCACTAAATATCTCAAATACATATGTCTTCATTTATGAAAAATTTTATTAGTAATCCTACGTTTTAAAGAAAAATATAATCGCTCAAGTTTAACATATAATGTTAAATCTGATCGTTTTATAAAAAAATATAATGGCAAAACATATTTTAAATGAATAAAATAGAAATACCAAATAATACTTATGCGCCTAAGCAAATAACTAAATATAAAATTATGAATATTATGCCAATATTTATAATGCGGTGTTTTACTGTAAAAAGATTTATTATTGAAATAATAGTTAATATCAAATTTATAATTATTTAATTGGGGAGAACAAGAAAAATCAACACTAAGAAGAACTGTGCGCATACGCCTTTTGGGCATTGGATGATATATATTATCAAAGAAAAAGTTGGAGAAACAAAAATTTCCTAAACTATAGAAAATGTATTTGCCTTTGTACTTCTCGTATGGTTGAATTGTATGAGAATGGTGACCAATTATTAAATCTGCACCTCCATCTATAAGTTTCCTGGCAATAACAGGTTGCATACGATCAGGAAACAACCCGCCTTCAATGATTCCGCCCCAATGTATTATAAAAACGATAAAATTAACTTGGTCACGATATACCTTAATAAGACGTGTAGCCTCCTCTATATCTAATACATTTACAGCAATTTTAGTATGATCAGGTTTGCATATATTGGTATCCTTTGTA
Protein-coding regions in this window:
- a CDS encoding N-acetyl sugar amidotransferase gives rise to the protein MEILKYRYLPGKVCSRCVMDETVKGITFDDSGTCTFCQIHDELEKEFGNPELNSLNLNRLVERIKKDGKNKPYDCIVGVSGGRDSTYTLYSAVKLGLRPLAVHFDNGWNTELSVQNIKNACTKLNVDLYTHVANWEEFKDLQRAFLKSSTSDAEVPTDWVIFSVLYQQASKNGVKYIIHGHSFRTEGTTPLTWTYMDGKYVKYIHERFGRRPLKSFPVMYLSDYLYYTFFKGIRQIRLLYYLPYDEKEILSKLKSELDWKDYGGKHHESTYTAFFQSYILPRKFNIDKRKLHYSALIRSGQMSRADAINKLQIDPYTGGQQMIEYCLKKLDFTHDEFINIMNTPVKSFMDYKSYYPYVKFFKQPIRIATRLGIIPGTVYRKYFLFQI
- a CDS encoding DUF354 domain-containing protein; translation: MRYIIAVNHPAQYHLFKNVYFNLKQRGHDAIFVVRDKDILMSLMESDNVEFILLLKKRIGNSKLSILFKGAIDILHQGFVLFKFALKFKPDVMFGTDYSITHVGFLLNIKTIVFNEDDYSINKLFCKLSYPFADCIVAPSICNVHKYEYKRIGYNGYQKLTYLHPAVFHPNVNIKKKYINDEKYFLIRLVRLSAGHDIEMNHKGISVEVLKQLISILEKYGRVYISSESTLPLELYNYVLNIDFKDIHHLMAYASLVIADSQSMVVEACMLGTPSIRFNSFVGKISVLEELQNYYELTYGIHSDQPAQLFSTIESLLRSRDYRSLFISRRDKMLSEKINVYAFFNWFIENYPISKQMMQDNPGLQYNFK
- the hisF gene encoding imidazole glycerol phosphate synthase subunit HisF gives rise to the protein MFRPRIIPVLLVKGNGLVKTVKYSKPIYLGDPMNAVYIFNSFKVDEIVILDITASMENRTISTQFVKQIGDEAYMPFGVGGGISSVQEAIDLINAGAEKVILNTLFIKKPDEVYQIAKKLGNQSVVVSIDVKRNIFGKYYICYNSGSKKVKLDPIMAAKRAEDNGAGEILLNYIPFDGVMQGYNLDLIKIVSQNVNIPVIASCGAGSLNHMYQAYKAGASALAAGSFFVFYGAKRGILINYPSKIEINKLFNGL
- the hisH gene encoding imidazole glycerol phosphate synthase subunit HisH, whose translation is MGNIRSVQKAFNNFNVTVHIEDNPLKIKYYDKLVLPGVGHFAQGIKNIQQLGFGDELLNVVLYQKTPILGICLGMQLFTKYSEEGNLPGLGLVNATVHRFPQGSLKIPHIGWNSIKKVKQNTTFDNFDEFDTVYFVHSYYVKCMEKKDILYETDYGITFHSAFEHDNIIGFQFHPEKSHDIGLRLISSFIKL
- a CDS encoding glycosyltransferase → MGISPIVGNQVNSLLLHNCRVNNYLIKGKGILGYLRNVLQLRKHLQTNSYDIIHAHYSFSGFVASLAGARPLIVSLMGSDVNNSYLSRFLVKVFIVLFKWRAIIVKSDKMIYDFNNFCMVYVIPNGVNMDVFFPRNRNDCCKILEWNPNLIHVLFAADPQRKEKNFLLASSAFASLNVKNAVLHTLKNVPHDNVPLWFNASDVVILSSLSEGSPNVIKEAMACNRPIVSTDVGDVKLLFDHEPGHFISGFSNDDYRNNLEKAILFSQSNYSTMGRNRLIELGLDHSAIANKIINVYNNVLKLVH
- a CDS encoding phenylacetate--CoA ligase family protein, with the translated sequence MKTYVFEIFSGLKISENYSFLRESQWYDDSHFTQLKLEKLKQLISHCYNNVPFYRDYMLRNSISIDDIRSINDIKVFPIVTKEIIKENYLDFIPKNINNISGVNKSMTGGTTGNLLLKRNDLRTRTIVWASYMRFLTDFIGIPYNSPKLILMGGHVLDHSFLGTIKTKIINYLLNQHSFNIYDNGEENVRNIINSLQTYNYKYIRSYTQFLYNFALDLRKLGLSFDITTISTTAEPLMNQHRILFKEVFNADSFDQYGCGEIGGIAYECSAHSGMHVTEEHVILETIENNELLITDLDNYSMPFIRYHNGDQAIMESAPCQCGRKSSRITSLLGRTCDYIIGANGKLLHWAYFWHLFFDSSIGKERNLRKFQVLQDSPNSIVIKLVCDNPKKEELDFLNKDLFNRLGSDMKIFYEICEDIPVKPGSKYRPVINLLLTANK
- a CDS encoding CapA family protein, whose product is MGDIALNGDYIDLINNSVNPFANLIDELSNADFVVGNLECLLSGSDGENLYKKPRLYTTREALKYLLSIQLNVACLANNHIYDHLDDGIDKTLNFLKEHNIYTIGFSYNSKPDVSPLILKKNNVSVALFNFVTKDTNICKPDHTKIAVNVLDIEEATRLIKVYRDQVNFIVFIIHWGGIIEGGLFPDRMQPVIARKLIDGGADLIIGHHSHTIQPYEKYKGKYIFYSLGNFCFSNFFFDNIYHPMPKRRMRTVLLSVDFSCSPQLNNYKFDINYYFNNKSFYSKTPHYKYWHNIHNFIFSYLLRRISIIWYFYFIHLKYVLPLYFFIKRSDLTLYVKLERLYFSLKRRITNKIFHK